The bacterium genome includes a region encoding these proteins:
- a CDS encoding DUF1573 domain-containing protein — protein sequence MKHPQKIRTLLAALAIGGLAIVPAAAQHEGHGHSEGQPAAPAHPAPRADKVPNPDATGIVFETEEHDFGAIHQGEKVTAEFAFENKSDKTIEIEKIRTSCGCTAAALDKRTYAPGEGEKITVTFNSAGRKGAQHKVITVSTNDPDHPAYQLKIACNVITEMEMTARILNFGSVQEGDGASKEVALLDFAETPIEIKNIEVQAEGIEVAQGDPEEYLDTATGRKGRKIPFLISVKKDFPAGRLLGRVMITTSNEHEPVQSVAITGTVRGDLAVSPNQVFFGVIAPDSDLERVARLMVRDDLEFKMTGFTLSQMSRDGKDYDLTDNIDVKLTNSEANPKTQLLSLYFLAPGERGTYKGIVTASGTVGEKKAEVNLPFQAVIRPEVKRQADGQPSTADVISGRATLPRDEIKRQQDAEREKLLQRRMELQQRVKEAKEKAASE from the coding sequence ATGAAGCATCCGCAGAAGATCAGAACCCTGCTGGCCGCACTGGCCATCGGAGGCCTGGCAATCGTTCCGGCCGCCGCACAGCACGAGGGGCACGGCCATTCGGAGGGGCAACCGGCAGCCCCGGCGCATCCTGCACCGAGAGCCGACAAAGTGCCCAACCCTGATGCAACCGGCATCGTCTTCGAGACCGAGGAGCACGATTTCGGAGCTATCCATCAGGGTGAGAAGGTGACCGCCGAGTTTGCCTTCGAGAACAAATCGGACAAGACGATCGAGATCGAGAAGATCCGGACGAGCTGCGGTTGCACGGCGGCGGCATTGGACAAGCGGACCTACGCGCCCGGCGAGGGCGAGAAGATCACCGTGACCTTCAATTCTGCCGGTCGCAAGGGTGCCCAGCACAAGGTCATCACCGTCAGCACAAACGATCCGGACCACCCGGCCTATCAGTTGAAGATCGCTTGCAACGTGATCACAGAGATGGAGATGACCGCGCGGATTCTTAATTTCGGTTCTGTGCAGGAAGGCGATGGAGCCAGCAAAGAAGTGGCGTTGCTGGACTTCGCCGAGACCCCCATCGAGATCAAGAACATCGAGGTTCAAGCCGAAGGTATCGAAGTCGCCCAAGGCGACCCGGAAGAGTATCTCGATACGGCCACAGGCCGCAAGGGCCGCAAGATCCCGTTCCTGATAAGCGTAAAGAAGGACTTTCCGGCCGGCCGTCTGTTGGGCCGCGTCATGATTACGACATCCAACGAGCACGAGCCCGTTCAGAGCGTTGCGATCACCGGCACGGTGCGGGGCGACCTGGCTGTCTCGCCGAACCAGGTTTTCTTCGGTGTGATCGCACCGGATTCCGACCTGGAGCGCGTCGCTCGCCTGATGGTTCGCGACGATCTGGAGTTCAAGATGACCGGCTTCACGCTTTCGCAGATGTCGCGGGACGGCAAAGACTACGACCTGACTGATAACATCGATGTGAAGCTGACAAACAGCGAAGCCAATCCGAAGACGCAGTTGCTGAGCCTCTACTTCCTGGCTCCGGGTGAGCGCGGAACCTACAAGGGAATCGTGACGGCCAGTGGCACGGTTGGCGAAAAGAAGGCCGAAGTGAATCTCCCGTTCCAGGCCGTAATTCGTCCCGAGGTGAAGCGGCAGGCCGACGGTCAGCCCAGTACAGCGGACGTCATTTCTGGCCGGGCGACGTTGCCGCGGGATGAGATCAAGCGCCAGCAGGATGCAGAGCGCGAGAAGCTGCTTCAGCGTCGCATGGAACTCCAACAGCGGGTCAAGGAAGCCAAGGAGAAGGCGGCTTCGGAGTAA
- a CDS encoding OmpA family protein, giving the protein MKRFPLLPVLLLLPLLTTGCFLNSRRLADENNMLQARVLQLRQDLEAIDAKARILEERYQEAVDTNAALAEERDSLKEELIAVRERLSTTQRVMSESQRSQAEALQQDLTDRLQRENEMKLRIDELGAELETTQNAKALLESELESLKGTREKLDEATADLEKLAKAAESYRAERDDARAERDDFRRQIQAAQSDQQEVAAQLEEVSSSLRDREKELAAAQRQLQEAEDKLASLDQQTKRADQIRRGLAEKLTTVLAPFVESGDAKLVSDENDLRVRILSDSLFTPGTVLLSDDGVKILEAVAGVLKGAEYSRLEIIGHTDNVPVKNMPFVDNWDLAASRAASVTRWFSAQKSIPSGKLIAESRAFFDPIAPNENPAGRRQNRRVEIRIVP; this is encoded by the coding sequence ATGAAGCGATTCCCCCTGCTCCCCGTGCTGCTCCTGCTCCCGCTACTGACAACCGGGTGTTTTCTGAACTCGCGGCGCCTTGCCGACGAAAACAACATGCTCCAGGCGCGCGTCCTGCAACTTCGGCAAGACCTTGAAGCCATCGACGCCAAAGCGCGCATCCTCGAAGAGCGCTACCAGGAGGCCGTCGACACAAACGCGGCGCTGGCCGAGGAACGCGATTCGTTGAAGGAAGAACTGATCGCCGTCCGCGAGCGACTTTCCACGACCCAGCGCGTGATGAGCGAATCTCAGCGCAGCCAGGCCGAAGCCCTGCAGCAGGACCTGACCGATCGACTCCAGCGGGAGAACGAGATGAAGCTGAGGATCGATGAACTGGGTGCAGAGTTGGAAACCACGCAGAACGCAAAGGCGCTACTGGAGAGCGAACTGGAATCGCTGAAGGGAACCCGCGAGAAGCTGGATGAAGCCACCGCGGATCTTGAGAAACTCGCAAAGGCCGCCGAATCCTATCGCGCCGAACGAGACGATGCCCGCGCCGAGCGGGACGATTTCCGCCGCCAGATTCAGGCGGCCCAGTCAGACCAGCAGGAAGTCGCCGCGCAACTCGAAGAAGTCAGCTCTTCTCTGCGCGATCGCGAGAAGGAACTCGCCGCCGCCCAGCGCCAACTGCAGGAGGCGGAGGACAAGCTGGCGTCCCTCGATCAGCAAACGAAACGCGCCGATCAGATCCGCCGCGGTTTGGCAGAGAAGTTGACGACGGTGCTGGCGCCCTTCGTCGAAAGCGGCGACGCCAAGCTCGTCAGCGATGAGAACGATCTGCGCGTTCGCATCCTCAGCGATTCGCTCTTCACGCCCGGCACTGTATTGCTCTCCGATGACGGCGTGAAGATTCTCGAAGCCGTGGCCGGTGTGCTGAAAGGCGCGGAATACAGTCGCCTAGAAATCATTGGCCACACAGACAATGTGCCCGTGAAGAATATGCCGTTCGTGGACAATTGGGACCTGGCAGCGTCGCGCGCCGCCTCGGTCACGCGCTGGTTCTCGGCCCAGAAGTCTATCCCCTCCGGCAAGCTCATCGCCGAGTCCCGCGCGTTCTTCGATCCGATCGCGCCGAACGAGAATCCCGCCGGGCGACGCCAGAACCGCCGCGTCGAGATTCGAATCGTCCCTTGA
- a CDS encoding undecaprenyl/decaprenyl-phosphate alpha-N-acetylglucosaminyl 1-phosphate transferase gives MNPFVLLAIAALVESLVVGALLTPLARVLGRRLGMIDHPGLDRKIHAEATPRSGGLAVFAAFWGCMALNLVLARTVVPGLDFLPERIRVLAANTELRFGQLGGIFVGCAIIFITGAIDDRRPLPPVLRLAIQILAVVPLLATGVVIKFFLPLWAGWILTIFWIVLLTNSLNFLDNMNGLTSGVAAIVAAVMALISALSQEYYMMLLFAMLAGACIGFWLHNFTRNNIFLGDNGSTHLGFLLGALTAVATYYHEGTPTRLPILMPVIVLGVPLFDTITVLWIRWRSGKPLMQGDRNHISHRLVDLGMTPREAVVFLYGVTLAVGLAAIVLRPLDWRYGLLQTALIAMLFAAIYWMERVSQRTRSQKGRSDNK, from the coding sequence GTGAACCCGTTTGTACTTCTTGCCATAGCCGCCCTGGTTGAATCGCTCGTCGTCGGCGCGTTGCTGACGCCGCTGGCTCGTGTCCTCGGACGTCGCCTGGGCATGATCGATCACCCCGGGCTCGATCGGAAGATCCACGCCGAAGCCACGCCACGCAGCGGTGGCCTGGCCGTCTTCGCAGCGTTCTGGGGGTGCATGGCGCTGAACCTCGTGCTCGCCCGAACGGTCGTCCCGGGTCTCGACTTCCTGCCTGAACGCATCCGAGTCCTGGCTGCCAATACGGAGCTCCGCTTCGGCCAACTCGGCGGCATCTTTGTGGGATGTGCGATCATCTTCATCACCGGAGCCATCGACGATCGACGCCCGCTGCCACCGGTGCTACGACTCGCCATCCAGATCCTCGCCGTCGTTCCTCTCCTGGCCACAGGCGTCGTCATCAAGTTCTTCCTCCCGCTGTGGGCCGGTTGGATCCTGACGATCTTCTGGATCGTCCTGCTGACCAACAGTCTCAACTTCCTCGACAACATGAACGGCCTGACCAGCGGAGTCGCTGCAATCGTCGCCGCTGTCATGGCGCTGATTTCCGCCTTGTCGCAGGAATACTACATGATGCTGCTGTTCGCGATGCTCGCGGGCGCATGTATCGGATTCTGGCTTCACAATTTCACACGCAACAACATCTTCCTCGGCGACAACGGCTCAACGCACCTGGGTTTTCTGCTCGGGGCGTTGACCGCGGTGGCGACCTACTATCACGAAGGCACACCCACGCGCCTGCCGATCCTGATGCCCGTCATCGTCCTCGGCGTTCCGCTGTTCGATACGATCACGGTACTCTGGATTCGTTGGCGAAGCGGCAAACCGCTGATGCAAGGCGATCGCAATCACATCTCGCACCGTCTGGTCGATCTGGGAATGACGCCGCGCGAGGCTGTCGTCTTCCTCTACGGCGTCACGCTGGCCGTCGGTTTGGCAGCGATCGTGCTCAGGCCTCTTGATTGGCGCTACGGCCTGTTGCAGACTGCGCTTATTGCGATGCTGTTCGCCGCAATCTATTGGATGGAACGAGTCAGCCAACGCACTCGAAGTCAAAAAGGAAGGTCCGACAACAAATGA
- the hypD gene encoding hydrogenase formation protein HypD produces MKYLDEYRDADAARRYADAIAAAVTQPWTMMEICGGQTHAIVKYGVDELLPDGITLVHGPGCPVCVTPIAKIDAAIELARRPNVILTSFGDMLRVPGTETDLLAVKAAGADVRMVYSPVDAVKIARANPDKEVIFFAVGFETTAPANAMAVYQAARLDVPNFSVLVSHVLVPPAIEAILSSPTNRVQAFLAAGHVCTVMGTGEYYPIAEKYHVPIVVTGFEPVDILQGILMAVRQLEAGRAEVENPYNRVVRTEANETALRIMGEVFRVGDREWRGIGTIPQSGYELAPDYEHFDAERRFDLSPAPPAAETECQSGLVLQGVLKPCDCPAFGTRCTPDKPLGAPMVSNEGACAAYYRYRRG; encoded by the coding sequence GTGAAGTACCTGGACGAGTACCGCGATGCCGACGCGGCGCGTCGCTATGCGGATGCAATCGCCGCGGCTGTCACGCAGCCGTGGACAATGATGGAGATCTGCGGCGGCCAGACGCATGCCATTGTGAAGTACGGCGTGGATGAACTGCTGCCGGACGGAATCACGCTCGTCCACGGCCCCGGCTGTCCTGTGTGCGTCACGCCGATCGCCAAGATCGACGCGGCGATCGAACTCGCCCGCAGGCCCAACGTTATTCTCACGTCCTTTGGCGACATGTTGCGAGTTCCCGGCACAGAGACCGATCTCCTCGCCGTGAAAGCCGCCGGGGCCGACGTGCGCATGGTCTACTCGCCCGTCGATGCCGTAAAGATTGCGCGCGCCAATCCGGACAAGGAAGTCATCTTCTTCGCCGTCGGATTCGAGACAACGGCACCCGCCAATGCGATGGCCGTGTACCAGGCGGCCCGGCTCGACGTCCCGAATTTCAGCGTCCTGGTTTCGCACGTTCTCGTTCCGCCGGCGATCGAGGCCATCCTTTCTTCACCCACGAATCGGGTGCAGGCCTTCCTCGCCGCCGGGCACGTCTGCACCGTCATGGGCACGGGCGAGTATTACCCGATCGCCGAGAAGTACCACGTTCCGATCGTCGTCACGGGATTCGAGCCCGTCGACATTCTGCAGGGCATCCTGATGGCCGTCCGCCAGTTGGAGGCCGGTCGCGCCGAGGTCGAAAACCCCTACAATCGCGTCGTGCGAACCGAAGCCAACGAAACCGCCCTTCGCATCATGGGCGAAGTCTTTCGCGTCGGCGATCGCGAATGGCGCGGCATCGGCACGATCCCGCAGAGCGGCTACGAACTGGCACCCGACTACGAGCACTTCGATGCCGAACGCCGCTTCGACCTCTCCCCCGCCCCGCCGGCCGCCGAAACCGAGTGCCAGAGCGGCCTCGTTCTGCAGGGCGTTCTGAAGCCCTGTGACTGCCCGGCCTTCGGAACCCGCTGCACGCCGGACAAACCCCTCGGCGCCCCGATGGTCTCCAACGAAGGCGCCTGCGCCGCCTACTATCGCTATCGGCGCGGGTAA
- a CDS encoding HypC/HybG/HupF family hydrogenase formation chaperone, with protein MCLAVPGKVLSIDESDPLMRMSKVSFGGIVKDISLAYTPEAKVEDYVIVHVGFALRTIDEEEANSVFEYLEQMGELEEIRDGET; from the coding sequence ATGTGTCTCGCAGTTCCGGGAAAAGTACTTAGCATCGACGAGAGCGATCCGCTGATGCGCATGTCGAAGGTCAGTTTCGGCGGCATCGTCAAGGACATCTCGCTCGCATACACCCCCGAGGCGAAGGTTGAAGATTACGTAATTGTGCATGTCGGTTTCGCATTGCGCACGATCGATGAGGAAGAAGCGAACAGCGTCTTCGAGTACCTCGAGCAAATGGGCGAACTGGAAGAAATCAGGGACGGAGAAACGTGA
- the hypF gene encoding carbamoyltransferase HypF has product MNKTCRWRFQIRGAVQGVGFRPFVFRLAEEIGLRGWVVNSPRGVTLEIEGPGDSLKNFRHRLSAELPPNARITGLEVTELDPIGFDDFEIRESDHSGAKTAIVLADIATCELCRTEILDPANRRYRYPFTNCTHCGPRFSIIAALPYDRANTSMSSFTMCPECQREYTDPRDRRFHAQPNACPVCGPSLALWDKDGNQLASKDDALRPAEEALASGRIVAVKGLGGFHLMCDATNDRAIQELRTRKRRSEKPFAVMFPSIDAIRASCDLHDEEARALQSPEAPIVLLDRFDGPSREIAPGNPTIGAMLPYTPLHILLMNDLSIPLVATSANISEEPICTDEREAIQRLQGVADFFLVHNRPILRPVEDSVVRIAAGREVVLRRSRGYSPLPVRAPIDCSHIMALGGHLKNTIALGIGEEIMTGPHGGDLENVVSFGAFKQCVEDFQQLYEVPTSQMAIDRHPDYMASRFGRETDSVPEEIQHHFAHVAACMAENELTGRVLGVSWDGTGYGLDGTIWGGEFLLADEADFERVAHLRPFRLPGGEKAVREPRRCALGLLYEALGDAAFDEEILRQQFEEAEWKLLVQALPRGLNAPITTSAGRLFDAAASLAGIRQVSTFEGQAAMELEFAARAFGTASPYEMDGPDWAPMAKAILSDRRAGVSAAEIAARFHQTLVEVIAGVAKMAGEERVILTGGCFQNRVLLEGAIGRLRRDGFTPYWHQRVPPNDGGLAVGQVYAAAARRKRRDGDVSRSSGKST; this is encoded by the coding sequence ATGAATAAGACCTGTCGATGGCGGTTTCAAATCCGCGGCGCCGTGCAAGGCGTCGGATTCCGACCGTTTGTCTTTCGACTGGCCGAGGAAATCGGTCTCCGCGGCTGGGTTGTAAATTCCCCGCGCGGAGTCACGCTCGAGATCGAAGGCCCAGGCGACTCACTCAAGAACTTCCGCCATCGACTTTCTGCAGAACTGCCCCCCAACGCGCGCATCACGGGCCTCGAGGTCACGGAACTCGACCCCATTGGCTTCGACGACTTCGAAATTCGCGAGAGCGATCATTCGGGCGCGAAGACGGCCATCGTGCTGGCCGATATTGCGACGTGCGAATTGTGCCGCACCGAGATTCTCGACCCGGCGAATCGGCGATACCGCTATCCGTTCACAAACTGCACTCACTGCGGCCCGCGATTCAGCATCATCGCGGCGTTGCCCTACGATCGAGCCAATACCTCGATGTCCAGCTTCACCATGTGCCCCGAGTGCCAACGCGAATACACCGACCCTCGCGACCGGCGATTCCATGCGCAACCCAACGCCTGCCCTGTCTGCGGCCCGAGTCTCGCGCTCTGGGATAAAGATGGCAACCAGTTGGCATCAAAAGATGATGCATTGCGCCCGGCCGAGGAGGCGTTGGCGAGTGGCCGAATCGTTGCAGTGAAAGGTCTCGGCGGGTTCCATCTGATGTGCGACGCGACGAACGATCGGGCCATCCAGGAACTGCGCACGCGCAAACGGCGTTCGGAGAAACCCTTCGCCGTCATGTTCCCATCCATCGATGCGATTCGCGCATCCTGCGACCTGCACGACGAAGAAGCGCGCGCGCTGCAATCGCCCGAGGCGCCGATCGTGTTGCTCGATCGATTCGATGGACCCAGCAGGGAAATTGCCCCCGGCAATCCCACCATCGGAGCGATGCTGCCCTACACGCCCCTTCACATCCTGCTCATGAACGATCTGAGCATTCCCCTCGTCGCCACAAGCGCCAACATCAGCGAAGAGCCTATCTGCACCGATGAACGCGAAGCCATCCAACGCCTGCAAGGTGTTGCCGATTTCTTCCTCGTACACAATCGCCCGATCCTTCGCCCTGTCGAGGACAGCGTCGTGCGCATCGCCGCGGGCAGAGAAGTGGTTCTGCGCCGATCGCGTGGATATTCGCCTTTGCCCGTGCGTGCGCCGATTGATTGCAGCCACATCATGGCGCTCGGTGGGCACCTGAAGAACACGATCGCGCTTGGCATTGGCGAAGAGATCATGACTGGTCCGCACGGTGGCGATCTCGAAAACGTCGTTTCGTTCGGTGCGTTCAAACAATGCGTCGAGGACTTCCAGCAACTCTACGAAGTTCCAACGTCTCAGATGGCGATCGATCGCCATCCGGACTACATGGCCTCGCGATTCGGCCGCGAAACGGACTCGGTTCCGGAAGAAATCCAACATCACTTCGCGCACGTCGCGGCGTGCATGGCGGAGAACGAACTGACCGGCCGCGTGCTCGGCGTGTCCTGGGACGGTACGGGCTACGGACTCGATGGGACAATCTGGGGCGGCGAATTCCTCCTGGCGGACGAAGCCGACTTCGAGCGCGTTGCGCACCTGCGCCCGTTCCGCTTGCCCGGTGGAGAGAAGGCCGTGCGGGAGCCTCGACGATGCGCGCTTGGCCTGCTGTATGAAGCGCTCGGCGATGCAGCATTCGATGAAGAAATCCTCCGGCAGCAATTCGAAGAAGCCGAGTGGAAGCTCCTCGTGCAGGCCCTTCCTCGCGGCCTGAACGCGCCGATTACTACGAGCGCAGGCCGCCTGTTCGATGCCGCGGCGTCACTCGCGGGCATTCGCCAGGTTTCCACTTTTGAGGGCCAAGCGGCCATGGAACTCGAGTTCGCCGCCCGCGCGTTCGGCACCGCATCGCCCTATGAAATGGACGGACCGGACTGGGCCCCAATGGCGAAAGCCATTCTCTCGGATCGCCGCGCCGGCGTTTCCGCCGCGGAAATCGCGGCCCGTTTTCACCAGACATTGGTTGAGGTCATTGCCGGAGTGGCGAAAATGGCCGGTGAAGAGCGCGTGATTCTAACCGGTGGGTGTTTCCAGAATCGCGTGCTGCTGGAGGGCGCCATCGGGCGCCTGCGCCGCGACGGGTTCACGCCGTACTGGCACCAACGCGTGCCACCAAACGACGGCGGCCTGGCCGTTGGTCAGGTTTACGCCGCCGCCGCGCGCAGAAAAAGGAGGGACGGAGATGTGTCTCGCAGTTCCGGGAAAAGTACTTAG